A genomic segment from Cyanobium sp. NIES-981 encodes:
- a CDS encoding glutathione S-transferase family protein: MQLHQFRHSAFCEKARLVLAAKGLDYTIVEVTPGLGQLELFRLSGQRQVPVLVDGSEVIADSTAIALHLEHKHPLPALLPADPVERARVLLLEDWADTSLASGARLALVQALASDPVLRAGLLPEATPGPLRQLLSILPGGVMAGVGDTLTGLVGVQERQQLQSNLEHLAVLVAGRGYLVGEALSLADLAVVAHLSVLSFPSSAGAPLAGHGVSGVADHPLLQPLFQWRDGILDQLGRL; the protein is encoded by the coding sequence ATGCAGCTGCACCAGTTCCGGCACTCGGCCTTCTGCGAGAAGGCGCGCCTGGTGCTGGCCGCCAAGGGCCTCGACTACACCATTGTGGAGGTGACCCCCGGGCTGGGTCAGCTGGAGCTGTTCCGCCTCTCCGGGCAGCGCCAGGTGCCGGTGCTCGTGGATGGGTCTGAGGTGATCGCCGATTCCACGGCCATCGCCCTCCATCTGGAGCACAAGCACCCCCTCCCTGCCCTGCTGCCGGCCGATCCGGTGGAGCGGGCCCGGGTGTTGCTCCTCGAGGACTGGGCGGACACGTCCCTGGCCTCAGGCGCGCGCCTGGCCCTGGTGCAGGCCCTCGCCTCCGACCCGGTGCTGCGGGCCGGCCTGCTGCCGGAGGCCACCCCCGGGCCCCTGCGCCAGCTGCTCTCCATCCTGCCGGGCGGCGTCATGGCCGGGGTCGGTGACACGCTCACGGGCCTAGTCGGCGTCCAGGAGCGGCAACAGCTGCAGAGCAACCTCGAACATCTGGCCGTGCTCGTGGCCGGTCGGGGGTATCTGGTGGGAGAGGCGCTCAGCCTGGCTGATCTGGCCGTGGTGGCCCATCTGTCCGTGCTCAGCTTCCCGTCCAGCGCCGGTGCCCCCCTGGCGGGCCATGGCGTCAGCGGTGTGGCCGACCATCCCCTGCTGCAGCCCCTGTTCCAGTGGCGCGACGGCATCCTCGACCAGCTCGGCCGCCTCTGA
- a CDS encoding DUF751 family protein — MKDFLLNVTRYPRYLIAFGLGVANSVLAPLAARGRNPVTAVALIGAAISGMLSLVLVLRAMVIPTPVA; from the coding sequence ATGAAGGACTTCCTGCTCAACGTGACGCGCTACCCGCGCTACCTGATCGCCTTCGGTCTCGGTGTGGCCAACTCGGTGCTGGCCCCCCTCGCCGCCCGCGGCCGCAACCCGGTGACGGCGGTGGCCCTGATCGGGGCGGCCATCAGCGGCATGCTGAGCCTGGTCCTGGTGCTGCGTGCGATGGTGATTCCCACTCCGGTGGCGTAG
- the rbfA gene encoding 30S ribosome-binding factor RbfA has translation MAQGRRVERMASLIRREVSDLLVAGIKDDRVAQGMVSVTRVEVAGDLQHCRIYVSVYGSDADREQAMAGLQSAAPFVKGELSRRLKMRRTPEVVFRLDRGLEEGASVLGLINRLEAERQAKAGGQDGADPGPEDLASLD, from the coding sequence ATGGCACAGGGGCGACGGGTGGAACGGATGGCCTCCCTGATCCGGCGCGAGGTGAGCGACCTGCTGGTGGCGGGGATCAAGGACGATCGCGTGGCCCAGGGCATGGTGAGCGTCACCCGGGTGGAGGTGGCGGGCGACCTGCAGCACTGCAGGATTTACGTGAGTGTCTACGGGAGCGACGCCGACCGAGAGCAGGCCATGGCCGGACTCCAGTCCGCCGCCCCCTTCGTGAAGGGCGAGCTGAGCCGCCGCCTGAAGATGCGGCGAACGCCGGAGGTGGTGTTCCGGCTGGATCGCGGCCTGGAGGAGGGCGCCTCCGTGCTGGGGCTGATCAACAGGCTGGAGGCGGAGCGGCAGGCCAAGGCCGGCGGGCAAGATGGGGCTGACCCTGGCCCTGAGGACCTCGCCAGCCTTGACTAG
- a CDS encoding glycoside hydrolase family 3 N-terminal domain-containing protein: protein MGLTLALRTSPALTRSGDPGLRRLVAELLVVRASGHLADHQRRYPQWELPNSELRQLLELGVGGVILLGGAAAEVALRCGQLRRWAGQPLLLCADVEEGVGQRFEGASWLVPPLGVGRLHGRDPARALALAERYGACTGRDARRLGLNWVLAPVCDVNNNAANPVINVRAWGEDPTTVAALTAAFCRGLDRAGVLGCAKHFPGHGDTSGDSHLELPVLPHSRARLEAIELPPFQAVIAAGVAAVMTAHLLLPALDPRRPATLSAAVLTGLLRHDLGFGGLVVTDALVMEAISRHHGPGEAAVLALEAGADLVLMPADARQAIEAIEAAVQNGRLHREQLEASAQRRRHALTRIEQPIPDPLAAPGADVRLEQELVDATLETRPGLGADPDRRAWSTARGVNLVRLDSCLQAPFLGPAAPAVTVPGAAGLAPCLLDGLGPRLWRSDPEAPLQLEHLPAGPVLLQLFVRGNPFRGSAEAEEDWPAAITQLLRCGRLAGLAVYGSPYLWERLRPLLPEAVPAAYSPAQMPRAQSAVLAALGLGQPGGPQGFTD from the coding sequence ATGGGGCTGACCCTGGCCCTGAGGACCTCGCCAGCCTTGACTAGGTCGGGCGATCCGGGGCTGCGCCGGCTGGTGGCCGAACTGCTGGTGGTGCGGGCGAGTGGCCACCTGGCAGACCACCAGAGGCGCTATCCCCAGTGGGAACTGCCGAACAGCGAGCTGCGGCAGCTGCTGGAGCTCGGCGTCGGGGGAGTGATCCTGCTGGGAGGGGCAGCGGCCGAGGTGGCCCTGCGCTGCGGACAGCTGCGCCGCTGGGCAGGCCAGCCCCTGCTGCTGTGCGCCGACGTGGAGGAGGGCGTGGGGCAGCGCTTCGAGGGCGCCAGCTGGCTCGTGCCCCCCCTGGGGGTGGGGCGCCTGCATGGCCGCGATCCAGCCCGGGCGCTGGCCCTGGCCGAGCGCTACGGAGCCTGCACCGGCCGGGATGCCCGGCGCCTCGGCCTGAACTGGGTCCTGGCACCGGTGTGCGATGTGAACAACAACGCCGCCAACCCGGTGATCAACGTGCGGGCCTGGGGGGAGGACCCGACCACGGTGGCCGCCCTCACGGCGGCCTTCTGCCGAGGACTCGACCGTGCCGGGGTGCTGGGCTGCGCCAAGCACTTCCCCGGCCATGGCGATACCAGCGGCGACTCCCATCTGGAGCTGCCGGTGCTGCCCCACAGCCGCGCGCGCCTGGAGGCGATCGAACTGCCCCCGTTCCAGGCCGTCATTGCGGCGGGGGTGGCGGCGGTGATGACCGCCCACCTGCTGCTGCCGGCGCTCGACCCCCGCCGCCCCGCCACCCTCTCCGCCGCGGTGCTCACCGGCCTGCTCCGCCACGACCTGGGCTTCGGTGGACTGGTGGTGACCGACGCCCTGGTGATGGAAGCGATCAGCCGTCACCACGGCCCCGGCGAGGCGGCGGTGCTGGCCCTGGAGGCCGGCGCCGACCTGGTGCTGATGCCCGCCGACGCCCGGCAGGCGATCGAGGCGATCGAGGCGGCCGTCCAGAACGGCCGCCTGCACCGGGAGCAGCTCGAGGCCAGCGCGCAACGCCGGCGCCATGCCCTCACCAGGATCGAGCAGCCCATCCCCGACCCCCTGGCCGCCCCTGGGGCGGACGTTCGGCTGGAGCAGGAGCTCGTGGACGCCACGCTGGAAACCCGCCCTGGCTTGGGCGCCGATCCAGACCGGCGTGCCTGGAGCACCGCCAGGGGCGTGAATCTGGTGCGTCTGGACAGCTGTCTTCAGGCCCCGTTCCTGGGGCCCGCCGCTCCGGCCGTCACGGTGCCGGGCGCGGCGGGGCTCGCCCCCTGCCTGCTGGATGGCCTGGGCCCCCGCCTGTGGCGGAGCGATCCGGAAGCCCCCCTCCAGCTGGAGCACCTGCCCGCCGGGCCGGTGCTGCTGCAGCTCTTCGTGCGGGGCAATCCCTTCCGGGGCAGCGCAGAGGCGGAGGAGGACTGGCCCGCCGCCATCACCCAGCTGCTCCGCTGCGGCCGCCTGGCGGGGCTGGCGGTGTACGGCAGCCCCTATCTGTGGGAGCGGCTTCGCCCCCTCCTGCCCGAGGCGGTGCCGGCGGCCTACAGCCCCGCCCAGATGCCCCGCGCCCAGAGCGCCGTGCTGGCGGCCCTGGGCCTGGGTCAGCCTGGCGGCCCGCAGGGATTCACGGACTGA
- a CDS encoding glycosyltransferase, producing the protein MLSLSMVVRNEEARLEACLSSVAGFVDEMVLLDTGSTDATVSIAQRCGAVVHSLPWPGDFAPARNEALRHVSGDWVLVLDADEQLLESARRPLRQLLQEPDLLLVNLLRFERGARQSPYSSVSRLFRRHPAIQWSGAYHAQVDDSVLTLLQQEPHLRLEDCQEPALVHDGYAPALLGERDKARRLRQAMEQELLADPDDPYACAKLGSLDVSEGHQQRGIALLERGLARCPSAAAPVRYELLLHLAMAVAPEQPGRAETLYREAVALPLPARVSLGARLNLAALLCGQGQLEEAATLCRQATVVAPEVGLGWYNLGLIERRRGQLPAAIAAYRRAIGLDENHAEAQQNLAVALLMGGDIAAARDGFRRAISLLRLQGRTAEAEDLRQRATALVKLDP; encoded by the coding sequence ATGCTGAGTCTGTCGATGGTGGTGCGCAACGAGGAAGCGCGGCTCGAGGCCTGCCTCAGCTCCGTGGCCGGTTTCGTCGACGAGATGGTGCTGCTCGACACCGGCTCCACCGATGCCACCGTGAGCATCGCCCAGCGCTGCGGCGCCGTGGTGCATTCCCTGCCCTGGCCCGGGGACTTCGCCCCGGCCCGCAACGAGGCGCTGCGGCATGTTTCGGGCGACTGGGTGCTGGTGCTCGATGCCGATGAGCAGCTGCTGGAGAGCGCCCGCCGTCCCCTGCGCCAGCTGCTGCAGGAGCCCGACCTGCTGCTGGTCAATCTGCTGCGCTTCGAGCGGGGCGCCCGGCAGTCGCCGTACTCGAGCGTGAGTCGCCTGTTCCGGCGCCATCCCGCCATCCAGTGGAGTGGCGCCTACCACGCCCAGGTGGATGACAGCGTGCTGACCCTGCTGCAGCAGGAACCCCACTTGCGGCTGGAGGACTGCCAGGAACCCGCCCTGGTGCACGACGGCTACGCGCCCGCACTGCTGGGCGAGCGGGACAAGGCCCGGCGGCTGCGCCAGGCGATGGAGCAGGAGCTGCTGGCCGATCCCGACGACCCCTACGCCTGCGCCAAGCTCGGCAGCCTGGATGTGAGCGAGGGGCATCAACAGCGCGGCATCGCCCTGCTGGAGCGGGGTCTGGCGCGTTGCCCCAGCGCGGCGGCACCGGTGCGCTACGAGCTGCTGCTGCATCTGGCCATGGCTGTCGCCCCCGAGCAGCCAGGCCGGGCCGAAACGCTCTACCGCGAGGCCGTGGCCCTGCCGCTGCCGGCCCGGGTGAGCCTGGGCGCCCGGCTGAACCTGGCTGCCCTGCTGTGCGGGCAGGGGCAGCTGGAGGAGGCGGCCACCCTGTGCCGGCAGGCCACCGTCGTTGCTCCCGAAGTGGGCCTGGGCTGGTACAACCTCGGGCTGATCGAGCGACGTCGCGGCCAGCTGCCGGCTGCGATCGCGGCCTACCGCAGAGCCATCGGCCTGGATGAGAACCATGCCGAGGCCCAGCAGAACCTGGCCGTGGCGCTGCTGATGGGCGGCGACATCGCCGCAGCCCGCGACGGTTTCCGGCGGGCCATCAGCCTGCTGCGGCTCCAGGGGCGCACCGCGGAGGCCGAGGATCTGCGGCAACGGGCCACGGCCCTGGTGAAGCTGGACCCCTGA
- a CDS encoding uroporphyrinogen-III synthase, whose protein sequence is MPSPPLAGRTVAVTRAETQLGEARQLFEQAGARVVDLPALVVTPPDTWGPLDDALAELEDFHWLVFSSGNGVDAVERRLQRRGRCLAGRPRSLRIAAVGRKTAAQLDTIGAPADFIPPRFVADSLLEHFPVSGWGLRLLLPRVQSGGRTLLAEAFAEAGARVVEVAAYETRCPEGLPTAAVAALEGGQLDAITFSSAKTVSNTARLLEGAFGATWQGRLEDVALVSIGPQTSLRLRSALGRVDAEADPHDLEGLVRACGEALRARPRRSASPDAGSADRDRH, encoded by the coding sequence ATGCCTTCCCCACCTCTGGCCGGTCGGACCGTGGCCGTGACGCGGGCCGAAACCCAGCTTGGGGAGGCCCGCCAGCTGTTCGAGCAGGCGGGCGCCAGGGTGGTGGACCTGCCCGCCCTGGTGGTCACGCCCCCCGACACCTGGGGGCCGCTGGATGACGCCCTGGCCGAGCTGGAGGATTTCCACTGGCTGGTGTTCTCCAGCGGCAACGGCGTGGACGCGGTGGAGCGGCGCCTGCAGCGGCGGGGCCGCTGCCTGGCCGGCCGGCCACGCTCCCTGCGGATCGCCGCCGTGGGCCGCAAGACCGCCGCCCAGCTGGACACCATCGGAGCCCCGGCCGACTTCATCCCGCCGCGCTTCGTGGCCGACAGCCTGCTGGAGCACTTCCCCGTCTCCGGCTGGGGCCTGCGGCTGCTGCTGCCCCGGGTGCAGAGCGGCGGCCGCACGCTCCTGGCCGAAGCCTTCGCCGAGGCCGGAGCCCGGGTGGTGGAGGTGGCCGCCTACGAAACCCGCTGCCCGGAGGGGCTGCCCACCGCCGCGGTGGCGGCGCTCGAGGGCGGCCAGCTCGACGCGATCACCTTCAGCAGCGCCAAGACCGTGTCGAACACGGCCCGGCTCCTGGAAGGGGCCTTCGGCGCCACCTGGCAGGGGCGCCTGGAGGATGTGGCCCTGGTCTCGATCGGCCCGCAGACCAGCCTCAGGCTCCGGAGCGCCCTCGGCCGGGTGGACGCCGAGGCGGACCCCCATGACCTGGAGGGGTTGGTACGGGCCTGCGGAGAAGCGCTCAGAGCTCGGCCGAGACGGTCTGCTTCCCCTGACGCAGGGTCAGCTGACCGCGATCGACATTGA
- the zds gene encoding 9,9'-di-cis-zeta-carotene desaturase, which yields MRVAIVGAGLAGLAAAVDLVDAGHAVDLYEARPFMGGKVGSWVDPDGNHIEMGLHVFFFNYANLFALLRKVGAIENLLPKQHTHLFVNAGGDLRELDFRFPIGAPFNGLKAFFTTPQLDWIDKLRNALALGTSPIVRGLVDYEGAMRVIRDLDRISFQQWFLGHGGSRQSIERMWNPIAYALGFIDCEAISARCMLTIFMMFASKTEASKLNLLKGSPHRWLTGPILDYITARGGRLHLRHRVTQVHYDAIAAASGDHGAPGQPAFRVSGLTLGTPDGERQVEADAYLAACDVPGIQRMLPEAWRRLPLFDAIYRLEAVPVATVQLRYDGWVTELGDSPAQQASRADLSRPSGLDNLLYTADADFSCFADLALASPEDYRKEGLGSLLQCVLTPGDPWITQKTEAIVAATDAQVRRLFPSAANLTLVWSNVVKLAQSLYREAPGMEPYRPTQRTPVPNFFLAGSYTRQDYIDSMEGATMSGRMAAAAILDRPVQLASNAATG from the coding sequence GTGCGGGTCGCCATCGTCGGTGCGGGTCTGGCTGGTCTGGCGGCGGCCGTGGATCTGGTGGATGCGGGCCATGCCGTGGACCTCTACGAGGCCCGGCCGTTCATGGGCGGCAAGGTGGGCAGCTGGGTGGATCCCGACGGCAACCACATCGAGATGGGGTTGCATGTGTTCTTCTTCAACTACGCCAACCTGTTCGCCCTGCTGCGCAAGGTGGGGGCGATCGAGAATCTGCTGCCCAAGCAGCACACCCACCTGTTCGTGAATGCGGGTGGCGATCTGCGCGAGCTCGATTTCCGTTTTCCGATCGGGGCTCCCTTCAACGGTCTGAAGGCCTTCTTCACCACGCCCCAGCTGGACTGGATCGACAAGCTGCGCAATGCGCTGGCCCTCGGCACCAGCCCGATCGTGCGGGGTCTGGTGGACTACGAAGGGGCGATGCGGGTGATCCGCGACCTCGACCGCATCAGCTTCCAGCAGTGGTTCCTCGGCCATGGCGGCAGCCGCCAGAGCATCGAGCGGATGTGGAATCCGATCGCCTACGCCCTGGGTTTCATCGACTGCGAGGCCATCTCGGCCCGCTGCATGCTCACCATCTTCATGATGTTCGCCTCGAAAACCGAGGCCTCCAAGCTCAACCTGCTCAAGGGTTCGCCCCACCGCTGGCTCACCGGTCCGATCCTCGACTACATCACCGCCCGGGGGGGACGCCTGCACCTGCGCCACCGCGTCACCCAGGTGCACTACGACGCCATTGCCGCCGCCTCCGGCGACCACGGCGCGCCTGGGCAGCCGGCCTTCCGGGTGAGCGGCCTCACCCTGGGCACGCCGGACGGGGAGCGGCAGGTGGAGGCCGATGCCTATCTCGCCGCCTGTGACGTGCCCGGCATCCAGCGCATGCTGCCGGAGGCCTGGCGCCGCCTGCCCCTCTTCGACGCCATCTACCGGCTGGAGGCGGTGCCGGTGGCCACGGTGCAGCTCCGCTACGACGGCTGGGTGACCGAACTGGGCGACTCCCCGGCCCAGCAGGCCTCCCGCGCCGACCTCAGCCGGCCCTCCGGCCTGGACAACCTGCTCTACACCGCGGACGCCGATTTCAGCTGTTTCGCCGACCTGGCCCTGGCCAGTCCCGAGGACTACCGCAAGGAGGGGCTCGGTTCGCTGCTCCAGTGCGTGCTGACCCCCGGGGATCCCTGGATCACGCAGAAGACCGAGGCGATCGTGGCGGCCACCGATGCCCAGGTGCGCCGGCTGTTCCCCTCGGCCGCCAACCTCACGCTGGTGTGGAGCAACGTGGTCAAGCTGGCCCAGTCGCTCTACCGCGAAGCCCCCGGCATGGAGCCCTACCGGCCCACCCAGCGCACGCCGGTGCCCAACTTCTTCCTGGCCGGCAGCTACACCCGGCAGGACTACATCGACTCGATGGAAGGTGCCACCATGAGTGGCCGCATGGCGGCCGCGGCCATCCTCGATCGGCCCGTCCAGCTCGCCAGCAACGCCGCCACCGGCTGA
- a CDS encoding iron-sulfur cluster assembly accessory protein, whose product MSTETTTAGAPSAAAAPAPATFTARDGKGILITEPAMKQLGALISQQGEGRVLRVGVRSGGCSGMSYTMDFIGADAIRADDEQYTYEPEGAPSFQVVCDPKSLLYIYGMQLDFSSALIGGGFNFTNPNASQTCGCGSSFAV is encoded by the coding sequence ATGAGCACCGAAACCACCACCGCCGGCGCCCCGTCCGCCGCCGCCGCCCCAGCTCCGGCCACCTTCACCGCCCGTGACGGCAAGGGCATCCTGATCACCGAACCCGCCATGAAGCAGCTGGGGGCCCTGATCAGCCAGCAGGGCGAAGGCAGGGTGCTGCGGGTGGGGGTGCGCTCCGGCGGCTGCAGCGGCATGAGCTACACGATGGATTTCATCGGTGCTGACGCGATCCGTGCGGACGACGAGCAGTACACCTACGAACCCGAAGGAGCTCCCAGCTTCCAGGTGGTCTGCGATCCCAAGAGCCTGCTGTACATCTACGGCATGCAGCTGGACTTCTCCAGCGCCCTGATCGGCGGCGGCTTCAACTTCACCAACCCCAACGCCAGCCAGACCTGTGGCTGTGGCAGTTCCTTCGCGGTCTGA
- a CDS encoding lipid-A-disaccharide synthase-related protein, whose amino-acid sequence MAAVLLLSNGHGEDLSGALIGSALMARGVSVEALPLVGHGKAYRQRGIAVVAPTRECRTGGLGFTSFQGQLSELLDGQVAHVLANLGRLLRHRGRHQLVVAVGDLVAVLGAWLGGQRAAVYLVAYSSHYEGRLRLPWPCGWLLRRPAVRAIWSRDALTARDLSQQLGRAVTFRGNPFLDAALAPFQIAAEAADGPARATAAHHTPPPQRLALLPGSRLPEARDNLALMLQMLELLPAALHQRRLLAQAALVPALDRQRIGELAAARGWRWVGADRLRRNGLELVLSWSGFGATLQAADLVLAMAGTATEQAVGLAKPVVQLVGEGPQFTAGFAEAQRRLLGSGVYCAPWGGDREAMLRRSAQLTSSLLEELAQPGQGNRLRRDLARNAAVRIGPPGGTERLAAAIMDLLPSCHG is encoded by the coding sequence GTGGCTGCGGTTCTGCTGCTGAGCAACGGCCATGGGGAGGACCTCAGTGGCGCCCTGATCGGCTCGGCCCTGATGGCGCGTGGCGTGTCGGTGGAGGCTCTGCCCCTGGTGGGCCACGGCAAGGCCTACCGGCAGCGCGGCATCGCCGTGGTGGCGCCCACGCGGGAATGCCGCACCGGTGGCCTGGGCTTCACCAGCTTCCAGGGCCAGCTGAGTGAACTGCTGGATGGCCAGGTGGCCCATGTGCTGGCCAACCTGGGGCGGCTGCTGCGCCACCGGGGGCGTCACCAGCTCGTGGTGGCCGTGGGCGATCTGGTGGCCGTGCTCGGGGCCTGGCTGGGTGGGCAGCGCGCGGCGGTCTACCTGGTGGCCTACTCGAGCCACTACGAAGGCCGGCTGCGGCTGCCGTGGCCCTGCGGCTGGCTGCTGCGTCGCCCCGCGGTGCGTGCCATCTGGAGCCGCGATGCCCTCACCGCCCGGGACCTCAGCCAGCAGCTGGGGCGAGCGGTGACCTTTCGGGGCAATCCCTTTCTGGATGCGGCCCTGGCGCCCTTCCAGATCGCGGCCGAAGCGGCTGACGGCCCGGCGCGGGCGACCGCAGCTCACCACACGCCCCCCCCGCAGCGGCTCGCCCTGCTGCCCGGCAGCCGGCTGCCGGAGGCCCGCGACAACCTGGCCCTGATGCTGCAGATGCTGGAGCTGTTGCCCGCGGCCCTGCACCAGCGCCGCCTGCTGGCGCAGGCGGCGCTGGTGCCTGCCCTGGACCGCCAGCGGATCGGGGAGCTGGCGGCGGCGCGGGGCTGGCGCTGGGTCGGTGCCGATCGGCTGCGACGGAACGGCCTGGAGCTGGTGCTCAGCTGGTCCGGGTTCGGCGCCACCCTGCAGGCGGCGGATCTGGTGCTGGCGATGGCCGGCACGGCGACCGAGCAGGCGGTGGGGCTGGCCAAGCCGGTGGTGCAGCTGGTGGGGGAGGGTCCCCAGTTCACGGCGGGCTTCGCGGAGGCGCAGCGGCGCTTGCTGGGCAGCGGCGTGTACTGCGCCCCGTGGGGCGGCGACAGGGAGGCCATGCTGCGCCGCAGTGCCCAGCTGACGAGCTCGCTGCTGGAGGAACTGGCCCAGCCCGGGCAGGGAAACCGCCTGCGGCGTGACCTGGCCCGCAACGCCGCCGTGCGGATCGGCCCGCCAGGCGGCACGGAACGGCTCGCGGCGGCGATCATGGACCTGCTGCCCTCCTGCCATGGCTGA
- a CDS encoding TIGR01777 family oxidoreductase, whose amino-acid sequence MRLLLLGCSGFVGRELVPFLLELGHELILVSRRQQPFPALLSERFRSLQLDPSDPASWRSGQIPEALAMVDGVVNLAGEPIAEKRWTPAHRQLLLQSRLRTTELLVAAMQQMPNPPRVLVNGSAVGFYGTSPDATFSEESPAGSDYLAEICQQWEAAASGCPEACRLVILRIGIVLGGDGGALAKMLPVFRMGFGGPIGSGRQWMSWIHRHDLCRLVATALDDPAYAGVYNAVAPEPVRMAQFASCLGKVLGRPSLLPVPAPILQLLLGDGAQVVLDGQQVESRRLRAQGFSFQYAGLDSALAAATSPAAR is encoded by the coding sequence ATGCGTCTTCTGCTGTTGGGCTGCTCCGGTTTCGTGGGGCGGGAACTGGTGCCCTTCCTGCTGGAGCTGGGGCACGAGCTGATCCTGGTGAGCCGCCGCCAGCAGCCGTTCCCTGCCCTGCTGAGCGAGCGTTTCCGCAGCCTTCAGCTCGATCCTTCCGATCCCGCCTCCTGGCGGAGTGGCCAGATCCCCGAGGCTCTGGCGATGGTGGACGGGGTGGTGAACCTGGCAGGGGAGCCGATTGCCGAGAAGCGCTGGACACCCGCCCACCGCCAGCTGCTGCTGCAGAGCCGCCTGCGCACCACCGAACTGCTTGTGGCAGCCATGCAGCAGATGCCCAACCCGCCTCGGGTGCTGGTGAACGGCTCGGCGGTGGGGTTCTATGGCACCAGCCCCGATGCCACCTTCAGCGAGGAGAGCCCGGCCGGCTCTGACTATCTCGCGGAGATCTGCCAGCAGTGGGAAGCCGCGGCGTCAGGCTGTCCGGAGGCCTGCCGGCTGGTGATTCTGCGCATCGGCATCGTGCTGGGCGGCGATGGCGGCGCCCTGGCGAAGATGCTGCCGGTGTTCCGGATGGGCTTCGGTGGTCCGATCGGTTCGGGGCGTCAGTGGATGAGCTGGATCCATCGGCACGACCTCTGCCGGCTGGTGGCCACCGCCCTCGACGACCCTGCCTATGCGGGCGTGTACAACGCCGTGGCTCCCGAGCCTGTGCGGATGGCCCAGTTCGCCTCCTGCCTCGGCAAGGTGCTGGGCCGGCCGAGCCTGTTGCCGGTGCCCGCGCCGATTCTGCAGCTGTTGCTCGGGGACGGTGCCCAGGTGGTGCTCGACGGGCAGCAGGTGGAATCCCGGCGCCTGCGGGCCCAGGGGTTCAGCTTTCAGTACGCCGGGCTCGATTCTGCTCTCGCCGCTGCCACCAGCCCAGCAGCCCGCTGA
- a CDS encoding NAD(P)H-quinone oxidoreductase subunit O, which yields MAETSSTASSTTQPALKKGSLVRVNREAYGRSAEASASDPQPPAYILEGPGEVLVVKGAYAQLRWRRPVPDVWLPLTALEPFPG from the coding sequence ATGGCCGAGACGTCCTCCACCGCGTCCTCCACCACCCAGCCCGCCCTCAAGAAAGGCAGCCTGGTGCGGGTCAACCGCGAGGCCTACGGCCGCAGTGCCGAGGCGTCGGCCAGTGATCCCCAGCCCCCCGCCTACATCCTGGAAGGTCCCGGCGAGGTGCTGGTGGTGAAGGGCGCCTATGCCCAGCTGCGCTGGAGGCGGCCGGTGCCCGATGTGTGGCTGCCCCTCACGGCGCTGGAACCGTTCCCCGGCTGA
- a CDS encoding J domain-containing protein, whose product MSPADPYAVLGVAPEASRAEIKAAYRALVKRHHPDAGGDTTTILALNAAWEVLGDSEKRRRHDRRREPEAVASTAGASRPAGQDGGRAADWDGAVQTWFQQVYGPIDRLLGQVINPFAAQLKALSADPYDDRLMEAFCRFLELSQTKLARVETLYQSLPCPPALKAFSLDLYHCLSLVKDALVDLERYTMGYVDSYLRDGRELLRKARMRRRQLQHDRRQLIA is encoded by the coding sequence CTGTCTCCTGCTGATCCCTATGCCGTGCTGGGCGTGGCTCCCGAGGCCAGCCGCGCCGAGATCAAGGCGGCCTACAGGGCCCTGGTGAAGCGCCATCACCCCGATGCAGGTGGCGACACCACCACGATCCTGGCCCTCAACGCCGCCTGGGAAGTGCTGGGCGACAGCGAGAAGCGCCGCCGCCACGATCGGCGGCGGGAGCCTGAGGCGGTGGCCAGCACGGCAGGTGCTTCCCGCCCCGCCGGACAGGATGGGGGCCGTGCGGCCGATTGGGATGGAGCCGTGCAGACCTGGTTCCAGCAGGTCTATGGCCCGATCGATCGGCTGCTCGGCCAGGTGATCAATCCCTTCGCGGCCCAACTGAAAGCCCTCTCCGCCGATCCCTATGACGATCGGCTGATGGAGGCGTTCTGCCGCTTTCTGGAACTCAGCCAGACCAAACTGGCGCGGGTGGAAACCCTCTACCAGTCGCTGCCCTGCCCGCCAGCCCTGAAAGCCTTCTCCCTCGATCTCTACCACTGCCTGAGCCTGGTCAAGGACGCCCTGGTGGACCTGGAGCGCTACACCATGGGCTACGTGGATTCCTACCTGCGCGACGGGCGCGAACTGCTGCGCAAGGCCCGGATGCGGCGGCGCCAGCTCCAGCACGACCGCCGCCAGCTGATCGCCTGA